The stretch of DNA tgacgtataaaaacacctttatttaaatactcaatttctaatttcaaataagactttgcccttcaaagatcattcatctcaaattatttctttgagtaattAATTGCCTTTGTGAACTTATTCagagttccaacgatgtttatgtcatctacataaataataattatggcaaattcatttttggatcttttcatataaatacaagaacaaataggatAATTTCTATATCCgtcttttaataagtactcaataagacggttatgTCACACACGTcctgattgctttaatcaataaaagagcatgttcaaataattttattgataaccATACAAATAGGTTgtacatcatccattagatgtaaatgcaaaccttgttgtgcaactaggataatcgaatattacaatgttgttgcatccaatactagtgaatatgttttttcacaaatcaatacaaggttttgtgaacaaccttaaacaaccaattgtgctttatatctaacaatttcatcattcttaatttgatttttgtgcaaaaatccatatgtacccaacgggtttcaCAACTTTAGGTACGCGAACTATACGTCCAAAAACCTTTTGTTTAGcaagcaaatataattatgcttctttgcatattttccttttgaccaatcttttctttgtcgacaatctttaatgatcattgcttattgatcctcattgtcattcatagcattcatcgctatgttataagtaaaaatttcgtcaatgttaacttcatttttgtTCCATATTacatgattcatgacataatttattgatatcACATcactttcaacaatttcaggtacctgaggttcttctggaaccaaaCCATTAATTGTTAAATGAATCTTTTAGGATTTCAACATTTTTgattaggtcattttgcattttagctccctttctcattcaagagtttttatctttggaaccaataggcctACCACGTTTCAAATGTGTCTTTGGAACTAACACGCCTATACGATACTcatgaaaagcatgagatgtaatttcacaagtattatcaaaaaaaaaattctaaattggataatctgggaagtgagCTCTTAATTGTACGAATAACTTTGCAATTACTTGATTgcgagttgataataaacaaatatgtgaccatctagttgatgcatcatttaaaaccatgaaatatataaatgttccacatggtgggtgtattggaccacaaatatcaccgtGTATTcattctaaaaatgagattgactcatttctaatttttctggtGATAGTCTAATTATCAACTTTTGTGAACGTATAGTACATGAAAATTCATTGGTCTAAAGAAGTTTCTTGACTCTTAAGTGGGTGTCAACATtagtttttcaaccctttttttcGGCATCATAATAGATCTAGGATGACCCAAATGATCATACCAAACAAAgaattcattttgattcgtaaacttttggtttaccatgacatgcattttgATTGTACTAATACATGCGTAGTACAAATCATCCAACTGAACATGTTAAACAAGACAATCATTTTGATTCATAAACTTCTggttaccatgacatgcatttcaattgtactaatatacaTGTAGTACAAaccataagagaatgttgataatttctccaatataattttttttcaacttaatcatagagatataaagatatttcatattttttttattgtttgtctcaatataatattcatttagacaaatatccttgaaacttaataagtttctattcaacttcttgttagaagtataatagctcttctagagtcttcaaatatatttgtagtactataaataatactaacattgatgtctcacattatcaaacaagagaaaaaattattactcttgagaattttataagttgttgcactatcaataagacacatagTCTTTGGTACTAGTGCCAACATTCGttcttcatataaacgtaaatatcaatataatttttttaacactctcataaccaatgaggtgatcaatgcttccatttgatttattaaagaaaatcataatatcaagatgagtagcatccatatatctataatcagaatcaccatcttcataagcaaaatgtgtttctatgttcttctcattatttgtaagatgctttggtgtacaataagtacaactcaaatggcctttaccaccgtaatgataatatatactttcatccttttgtcaatattttcacattttccttttccctttttcacattattgtgccacttctggtgacaaaatgtgcctttgtaattttctttataaccatgtccataatcaatatcacgatcatgaaaatataaatcaaatgttgttgcattcacttctaggaatggagcagaaccaattggacaggtttcatgattttctatcgaaagctcattgctttgttcagccatacaaaggcatgaaataaattcattaatatttattgttgcattcacttttggaaatggagcagattaggcgaatctcatgatttttcatcaaaagctttattacATTGtccagccatacataggcatgaaataaattcataatatttgtgaactctcttcacaatatttttgtcgcatgagcaaattagttgcttagatgctttatttctttctttaatggtatcccaagatccattgcatctaaatatatttcaacatttaaaatccaatataaggaattcttccttgtaatatcaagatgacaaattcaaaatttgtaagatttgatctgtttaaaattagtaataatcaccataaaaaaaataatcctcgtcataataaataaaaataataagacgaatATGAGAATTGACAAAGTCAAagaattcttatcacaagaagaagaatataaggtaaaattataaatagagaAAGGATTAGGAAAAGCTTGGATTGAAACACGCAAAGCACTATCGTTAGAGAGAAAAAGCTTTCACTAGTCCTCAAAGTCCTCAGTTGGTTGAAACATCATGCTACTAAcatgttatgaaataaaatgaataacaaagaaaataatagataatagagaatagaagaaacaatagagaatgagagaatagggagcaattcatctgtgtattattattgataggaagagttctatttatagatacaacatgtaatccataaaggaaacagttaatacaaatatttacataaagagtaatgaattaTATGAGTAACAATCATATAagtaaatatatcaaatcaatggacaatcattaattcataacatctTTTAATTACTTGtgagatatattattttttatcaataggTTACTATTACAATAACTCTTATCACCAAcaccctattattattattattattattattattattattattattattattattattattattattattattaatatataccTGGATATAAAGAAAACACTCCATTTTGatcttacatttttattttcaattttatcctctaataaataattattttcttaaattaaaaaatcattttaccttttttatctattaagtaatttctttgttaaatttaaCAGCTTCatccatttatgttttttaaattaatcatttttaaactaaaacaaatatctactaaataaataaatatttataacaaaatttaaaaattatttttattcatttttaaaattaaaaaagtgaacaaatatgtgttgtgttttcaataatatatatatatatatatatatatatatatatatatatatatatatatataaaacataaatccAACACTATACACTTTTCATCGATTAAAAATAGGGATAAtagattgatttcattaaacagATAACAAAGCAGTATATttcaataaatcaaaatattaaaatagtcgATTGAAATACTGAGAATTTTGCAAAAATGCGAATTTGAAGAATAACTCAGAAATAGTTTATGAAACTTCTAAATATTGATTCCAATAAGCAATATAAGTGGAAACATAGTCTTAGATTACGTCAAATCACtcaataattgttaaaaaattatagaaattaaatttcttgaaactttaTGTTAAAAACAAGAGAGGACACACTCTCTAAAAAACTAGAACTTATATCATATTTGTTAGCAtattcaacaagttgattttttcattcaatGTGGGGATTATACTTagcttaagtgaaatcagctgattaaaaattaattcaactgattgaatatgtAACTTATAGAACTATTGCAACAAatcatttaacatgttaaaaactcattcaacaagttaaaagacACCAACTAGATCCTAGATATCTATACAATGCCAAATTGTCTATAGTAAGAACATCAATCTTCAAATTTTGTGTTCTTCATGTGAAACACAAATTCAGCACACAATCTAAACTTTGATCAACACGTAAATCTTCAAGTTttcacatcttcatcaatttaTCATAGCTTCATCACGTTCCAATCTTCATAAAATCTTTAAGCATCAAATCATTTGTGTTAATAgacacatgaaattttatttaaaatctaaaattgaatataagtgTGTGTATGGGTGGAACcgacactaaaaaaaataaattcaaacaaatattgTGCAATTATAATGTGACAACACATGACATATCATttaaattccaaaatttaataCAACTATGCGTCAATGGAACCCGCACGaaccataataaattaattaaaagaataattgcGCTTTTTTATATGAGGACAAATGACATatcatttaaattcaaaatatttaataaaaatgtgtcgGCCAAATTGACGTTTAGTTATAGCTTTTCATGTAAAATTTGACTTTAATTTCTAATTCAATACGCCTATAAACTACCCaaggatatttatttattttcttatatattttagtgGAGATGGGAGTCGAATTTCTCTTCCTTATGTATCATTTAAAGTTAACCCTTTTAATTTTGAAGTTAAAAGATCTTTTTAGtctcaatattttttaagttttctcaaatcaatcataattttgtttttaaattcaaataggtctcaatttttgtcaattttattcaatttagtcatttttttctaacaccgtttaaatcattaacgataATGAAAAGTAACTACCACATGTtatttcgtgattttttttgttttttattttttttaaaaattttaaatttttttaaaactttttaaatatccaCATGTCAACCCAATGTACCACGTGACaaagttaatgttttatattcaatttgattcatatattcgttatttttattcaatttagtctcaattttctttttcaaaatgaagcaattttgtctctcttcaaattgaaaccaaatttactttttgtattaaaattcacatttttatcaaattttttagggttgcaattaatttaaaattataatgaaaattttaaggataaagactaatttttaaattttagattaatgaTGTTAGTTTTGATCCTTAAAAATTTcgttctaattttatattaattgtaaccttaaacaaaaatatttaacaaaaatgtgaatttaaaaaaaaaacacaattataatttttataaaaaataaatttggtctcaatttcgatagggacaaaattgctcaattttaaacaaaattgaaacaaaattgaacaaaaataacaaatatatgaactaaattgaatataaaacattgactcttgacatgtgacacactactgggttgacatgtggacaattttttcataacttaaaaaaattaaaaaaccatgAAATGACATATGGCAGTCACTAATCATTAGCGTCAAttatttaaacggtgttaggaaaaaatgacaaaattgacaaaaatttgaacctatttgaataaaaaacaaaattaggaatGATTTGATAAAACTTCACAAAAATCggatcaaaaaggtattttcacctaatttttattatttttaaatttaaaataataatttaaagtgGGTTGAGCACACtcaatagatttttttttctgttttatattTGCGGAGTGGAAGTTAATGGGACGTTATTAAGAGTCATTCATCTCGGTGACGCTAATCATTATTAGAAGCTATTTAAGAACATTCTTCTTGTGATAGTCGTAATGTACAAAACCTGATTTAACTAATTTATACAATTAGAttgaagaaatttatatggTTGTGGAAAAAACTTAAGCTCCAGTGCTCAAGTAAAGCCAAGCCAAGAATGAAACAAACATCTATCTCTAAATTGATATCATCAATGGTTAATGTTGGTTACTAGTATTATGTAttaaaaagaaggaaaactttaaattatgtttagcATGGACATTTGAACAATGAATTGACGAGTTATGAGACGATTGTAACTAAAATTACAGAGAAAATGAAGTGGCAAAAAAAAGGGATCAGTGTAGAGAAGAGACAACAGAATCATCATATCCATACCCTCTCTTTCCTTTAACAGAACGCTATATATACCACCTTTTTGGCAATTCAAACCCTAGCAACCTATGCATTCTTCCTTTCACACCCTCTTAGTGTTCATTACCCACATCTTTTTATTCTACGCTTTACTCGTGTCCCTCCACATTCAACCTTTCCTCACTTTTATTCATTACACTACAACTAATCTCGATCCAATTAATAGAATTATTATAAGCTGCAAAAGTTTGCCTCTAAGATTTTAATACCACTATATTATTCTATGGGCAAAGATTATAATTCTAGGATTTATGCCAGCTGGTAGTGGGCAACACCTCCCTTTTAGtcaatactttttatatttattaaactaaattcatttatcattctaaacatttttaattctacttaaaacttatattttttatttccatctaaaatttaattagaacGTACAACACACAAACTGTCATCTACAATACGATAAAAGgcacttttttttgtttacacaatattttggattattttaCCTATCCATATTCAACTTCTCGTTTATGCTATTTTTCTCTCATTAAACAGTATAATTAAATGgatgaaaaatagttttaaaacataaaatacgttagttatataattactttaaaaattatttctgaAATAGCTTGCACGAAAATCAAATTACTTTACCTATATTCATAACTAAGTGTAGAATATTGCGCATACAAACAACTCTAAAAAGAATTGCAATACCAATCTCAACGAAAAATTCGATTACGGGAGAAACAAGAAAAATGACGAAGATTCATTGGGACGCAATTGTATATTTTCGTACACAACAAACACTCATTATTCAATTCGTTACagcgaaaattacaatgaacaaaaaattaacaattaacaGTTTAAAACCTAACGAGCTCCGTTTCCACGAACGGTGGCAGGGCAACATATAACGGGAACAATTTTGATTTTCAGTGCTACACTGCATCTGAGAACCGCAGAAAACACCGTAATGgaaaacttttaaaatcatCGTTGGCGGCCCCACAAAGATTGGAGAAgtcaaaacccaaaacccaatcATTTCAAGTCTACCCTACCTTTCAATCGTGCCTTCTCGGAGAGTAAAGTCTACGACTTCATCAAAAGCCATATCCTTAACATTAAAAAAGTGTTCAACAGTCGCATGTTGTGTTATTTGTTAGCTACCATGAAGAAAAACCCATTACTATATTCTCAAATCCTCATCTcagaatgaataaaaaaactcaGGGTGCAATCACTAACACGCACTGTGGGTATTAATTAGGTTTTCTCATGCGCTAAACATTCCTCACTTGCTTTTGCAGCAAAATCCACCTGCACTCACTCATCTCTATGATCATCACCTATGGGCATCCACATGGAATGCCCTGCACCTCCACCTGCACCGCGGATCATGAATCTGTATCATGATCCTGCACGTTTTTGCCTTCTTATCCTCCTTCTCGTGCCGCCGGTCGCAGCACAGTTTCAAAACTCGCCGCCGTCACCGTCGCAGTTGGATCCTTTCACGAGACTGAGGTTCGACAAGACCATGGCTGCGGTTCTTGTCATCCTCGTCGTGGTCTTCTTCGCTTTGGGATTCGTGTCCATCTACACGCGCCAATGCGCTGAGCGGCGGATGAGGGGGAGGCTCGACCTGGCCGTGGCGATCGCCGGCGGGATGGAGCGGCGGCAGCATCATGGGCTCGACCGGGCGACCGTGGACACGTTCCCGACGTTCGTGTACTCCGAGGTTAAAGCCCTGAAGATCGGGAGGGCCACGCTGGAATGCGCTGTGTGTCTCAACGAGTTCCGCGACGACGAAACGCTGCGTTTGATCCCAAAATGCTGCCACGTGTTCCACCCCGATTGCATCGATTCTTGGTTGGTGAATCACTCCACTTGTCCAGTTTGCCGCGCCAACCTCTCGCCGAAGCCCGAGGACGCGCCTCCTCCCGTTGAGATTCACATTCCGGATTCGGCCCGGCCCAACGGGCCAAACGCAGAGCCCGATTATGATCCCAATTACATCAACCCTGTCCGTGAAGGTGAAGGTGAAGGTGAACGAAACAGAATAGCTACGGAGCCTCTTAGTATAGATGATCCGAACCGGGCCCGTCCCATTCGGTCTAGATCGACCGGTTTTGGAGTTTCAAGGCTGTTTCCGCGGTCCCATTCAACGGGTCATTCTCTGGTTCGACCTGGAGAGGACTGCGAGCGGTTCACACTGCGGTTGCCAGAGGATGTGAGGAACCAGCTCATGAGTTCTGGGACGCTGAACCGGACCAAGAGTTGTGGGGTGACGTGGGAGCGGCAGAGTAGTGGAAGGAGGGGTTACAGAACGAGGAGTGTGGGGAGAAGCTATCTGCGATACGAGCGGTTCGGTGGGGAATGGCGGTTGGACAGGTGGGGGTTCATGTGGACCCCACCGTTTTGGGGTAGAACCGGTTCGGGGAGATCAGCAAAGTCAACGAAGAAGAAGGATGAAGTGGACGTGGGAGAACGTTCCTCTGATCTTTTATTTACCAGAGATTGAGGATGAGAATCCAGAGAGGTTGGGTGTGCACAAAAATCACTTCAAGTttcttattatcattttatatatacacAGATTTCGTGTTCATAGTATTCCATTTCAACTTTTTAGATTTggatttatataatttgtaatttggtTGAAAACAGGGATATATTTCctaaaaagaaaggaaaagacaatgtaaaattcaattatacttataactttaaaagttattaatttttgtgaaGTATTACTTTAGTTATTGACATACTTGGATATGTTCAACGTATTAATATTTAGATACTGTAAAGTAAATACAGtgaaaaaaatgcaaaatatatatatatatatatatatatatatatatatatatatttatattttactttccaTTGGTGAAGGTCGAAATCCGATATGGTACCATTCTCGGATGAGTTTCGACCTACTTGAAATACTCGATTAGTTTGGATGCATAGTTAGTCCAAAACTTAGTCCATATGCGACAGGCCTAATCCATAGAAAACGGTTCAAAGAGGTCATTGGATATTGAGGGTAGAAAGATAGGAAGGACCTGACATTAAGTTACAACAAAATCGAAAAGGATGTTGTATTCCGcaagatttaattaattaataaatgtgggtagtaggaattttatgataattaatgttaatttatatgACGTAAAAAAGTATTAGTTCAAGTGTTTGAGAGTACTTAAGCATGCTGAGAGGACATATGTTTGAGTCTTATGTGtgtcaattgtgtgttatttaagtgttattattttaataatatgtttgatcttaatgagtgataatataatcctggaattatagaaattatcacaaaacatgaattggttaaatggttgagCTGATAAAGGGGGCAGCCAAGAGGGACTGAAAAACAGTCATTAATGAACTTTGAATGACAATTAAGTTCAGCTTAATACCAATTTTCGTTTTTCCTTTCATCACTACTAGTTAAGGCAAACTTTAGTGAGAATTAAGGGTGAATTACAGTGTAAAGAGAGAGAAGTGAGAGTTGAGAAGGAGTCTTGAAGGAGGAATCACAAGCTAAGGCTAATTGAGACCAAAGACTCAAATATTTGTGCACTTTTGGAGCAAGgaattcaggttaggggagctagaCTCCATAAATTTTAATGGATTGTTATTGGTTGCATGATTCATGATGAATAAACTgcttaaattttgttaaatctatttaaattcgtatttctgatgagttcatatttatgccctcattaaatgtttaattttggattttttattggattttggttcttaaaagatttatttaatttggatttCCTATAATTAACTTTATTGATCTTGAGATacaaaacatgttaaaaatagctttttagttgcataaatgtttttttagatattttgaggtgtgttagtgcaactGCAGGTAAGTTGAGTTCATGGAGGTATGAAAACAatttgattaaagcttcatgacaccttaaagataaatcaagaataggaaattataaaaatcacaaaaatccaagtcaAGTATttcatgaagacgacaagaaaagtttgaaaaagtgaagaagtttggccaAGAAGAGGGAacatgcaacaaaaaattggaccttgtggTTTTCTCTATCCTTTTTCAGTAGAAGAGCTTTGATAATTcgtaaatatttatgataaaagataatttggcaaaacatatctttagatattttatttgatatttttaaataattatcttatttaattttatcataaaatatcaaaagataatagctaccaattttttttaaatatggcaagatcttcttgaatctttttagatctccacaacaaaataatatatcttaaagatattagattatttagaagataattggaggagattataagagggacaaaattgaaaattgaacaGAACTTAAGttgttgaataattaattaaagatttttgattaattatctttgatatatctcaaattaacaataaaggaaatcttccaaatattttagaaactgataattatttgagagatattatatcaaaagataaaagatttcagCAACAGAAAATATAAGATTCAACTCCAATCAaggcctatataaagagacccaAGGGAGTAGAAGAAGACAAGCTTGACACTTCAGAATTTAGGAGCCCTTAGGGGGgttaatttctttctctctcctttcttctatttttattttattttgtatttcatggagttctaaacctcttgggttgattccattgtaatttcattatggattctgaggttataatgagataatttctttgttctttttagggttaaatatgtttttggtccctcaagtttgagcgaaatttggaattagtccctcatcaaaacttttgaccaatttagtccttcatctttcaaaatgcgtgaatttagtccttttaaccaatttttgttaagtttatctgacgtttcaagcgcatttcatgatagtatttaagttaacattgaagcaaaaatgtgtcaaacagtataaataatttaaatactatcatgaaatgcgtttgaaatgttagataaactttacaaaatttggttaaaaggactaaattcacgcattttggaagatgaaggactaaattggtcaaaagttttgatgagggactaaacccaaatttcgctcaaacttgagggaccaaaaacatatttaacccttctttttattattgttgaggttttaattcatctttgtcttttatctttgaatcacgtgaaaagtaatggtttttatatcatagctaattagtgagatgttttaatctatatgcatatcaatcatatgagttcaaaggtttttaattttaattaagaatttactttaattaaatttagaaactttcatgtgattgaatgtgTTTTTACCAATGAtggagaatgtactttgattagaggtgaaaactttaactagaattaatcaagaatgtactttggttaattagcttttgacttgattttagaggtaaaagaatggacatgattaaggataataatatttaactgagaatgtactttggttaaatttactataattaatctacaaagttcttgcttttgattgagaatttactttggttaatagtgagacgacaacaaattaattgagaatttacattgattaatttgtaaatctacaacaataattaattgaggaataatctttagataaccgatgatggatctattttgaaaaagtaatagaattaatctatttttctttatcattgttttttttttatctttttatctttttaaaattttatttctttattccttattttatttgattaaccattttgtatagtttttataacaactaatttgttaaaaatcaattccgtattcgttgggagacgactttgggttactttaccctttctatttctttggctactttcttaacaatattgaagttgttatatataagtagtattaatttgatcgtgtCAACAACAACGTTGTCCCTTTCAAAGCCACCAATTGACTCATGTTGTTTCTGTGTGTTTTCTGGGTTTCCTATGAGGAACCGCCTAACGGTGAGCCAATTTTGTCTCGATTTTTGGTGTTTGGGGAAATTCTGGGTTGATTTTGATTGGGAAATTGGGAAGCTATATATGTTGATTGATTATGGGATGTTATATACTGGAATCATGTCGCGATTGGAAGTTAATTGGTGAAATTTTATGAAGACTGATTTATGGTTCGCGAAATTGGGGCTCTTGGTGTTAGATGATTAATAGGCGTTTGAATCATTATGATTAGGGTGTG from Vigna unguiculata cultivar IT97K-499-35 chromosome 8, ASM411807v1, whole genome shotgun sequence encodes:
- the LOC114195268 gene encoding RING-H2 finger protein ATL11-like, yielding MGIHMECPAPPPAPRIMNLYHDPARFCLLILLLVPPVAAQFQNSPPSPSQLDPFTRLRFDKTMAAVLVILVVVFFALGFVSIYTRQCAERRMRGRLDLAVAIAGGMERRQHHGLDRATVDTFPTFVYSEVKALKIGRATLECAVCLNEFRDDETLRLIPKCCHVFHPDCIDSWLVNHSTCPVCRANLSPKPEDAPPPVEIHIPDSARPNGPNAEPDYDPNYINPVREGEGEGERNRIATEPLSIDDPNRARPIRSRSTGFGVSRLFPRSHSTGHSLVRPGEDCERFTLRLPEDVRNQLMSSGTLNRTKSCGVTWERQSSGRRGYRTRSVGRSYLRYERFGGEWRLDRWGFMWTPPFWGRTGSGRSAKSTKKKDEVDVGERSSDLLFTRD